CGCGGCCAACGCAGTACCCCGGACTACCTGCCAGCCTTGCAGAAGGAACTGGTCGAGGTGATCCGCAAGTACGTCAATATCGGTAACGATGACGTGCATGTCGCCCTGGAAAATGACGGCAGCTGCTCGATTCTGGAACTCAATATCACCCTGCCTGATCGTTGATCGAACAGGCGGCCGCCACGGCGGCTCTGCGACCTGGCCCTGCACTGCTGTAGGAGCGAGCTTGCTCGCGAAAAACTCGACGACACCGCGTTCATTCAGGCGAAACGCGGTGGCCTCAGGTTCTTCGCGAGCAAGCTCGCTCCTACAGCGTGAGGGGACAGTCAGTGGAGCCGCCGTTGGCGTTTGTTACGAGGCTGTTTAATGCCGCTGTCCAACATCCATATCCTGCATCAGGACGACGCTGTCCTGGTGGTGAACAAGCCGACCCTGCTGCTCTCGGTGCCCGGTCGCGCCGACGACAACAAGGACTGTCTGATCACCCGCCTGCAGGAAAACGGCTACCCCGAAGCCCGTATCGTCCATCGACTGGACTGGGAAACGTCCGGCATTATCCTGCTGGCGCGAGACGCCGACAGCCACCGCGAACTGTCCCGCCAGTTTCACGATCGCGAAACAGAAAAGGCCTACACCGCCTTGGCGTGGGGCCAGCCGGAACTGGACAGCGGCAGCATCGACCTGCCCTTGCGCTATGACCCACCGACCAAGCCACGCCATGTGGTCGATCACGAATTCGGCAAGCACGCACTGACCTTCTGGAAAGTGCTGGAGCGTTGCGGCGACTGGTGCCGCGTGGAACTGACGCCGATCACCGGGCGCTCGCACCAGTTGCGCGTGCACATGCTGTCCATCGGCCACCCGCTGCTGGGTGACGGCCTGTACGCCCACGAGCAGGCGCTGGCGGCCTGGCCGCGCCTGTGCCTGCACGCGAGCATGCTCAGCTTCACCCACCCGCAAAGCGGCGAACGGCTGCGCTTCGAGTGCCCTGCCCCTTTCTAAGGTGTGAACACGGTCAAATGTGGGAGGGGGCTTGCCCCCGATGGCGGTGTGTCAGTTATAAATATTCGCCTGACACTCCGCTATCGGGGGCAAGCCCCCTCCCACATTTGTTCTGTGCACTTCTGGCCATCGAACGGTAAACTCCGCGCATTGCTGTCTGGAGCTATTTATGCGCGAAGCGTTGAATCAAGGCCTGATCGACTTCCTCAAGGCCTCCCCTACTCCTTTTCATGCCACTGCCGCCCTCGCCCAGCGCCTGGAAGCGGCCGGTTACCAGCGTCTCGACGAGCGCGACACCTGGACCACCGAAGCCAACGGTCGCTATTACGTGACCCGTAACGACTCCTCGATCATCGCCTTCAAACTGGGCCGCCACTCGCCGCTGCAGGACGGTATTCGCATGGTCGGCGCCCACACCGACAGTCCATGCCTGCGGGTCAAGCCGCAGCCCGAGCTGCAACGCCAGGGTTTCTGGCAGTTGGGCGTGGAAGTCTATGGCGGCGCCCTGCTGGCCCCGTGGTTCGACCGCGACCTGTCCCTGGCCGGCCGCGTGACGTTCCGTCGCGATGGCAAGGTCGAAAGCCAATTGATCGACTTCAAGCTGCCGATCGCGATCATTCCCAACCTGGCCATTCACCTGAACCGTGAGGCCAACCAGGGGTGGGCGATCTATGCCCAGACCGAACTGCCGCCGATCCTCGCGCAATTTGCCGGTGACGAGCGCGTGGACTTTCGTGCCGTGCTCACCGAGCAACTGGCGCGCGAGCATGGGCTCAATGCCGACGTGGTGCTCGACTACGAGCTGAGCTTCTACGACACCCAAAGCGCAGCGGTGATCGGCCTGAACGGCGACTTCATCGCCGGCGCGCGCCTGGACAACCTGCTGTCGTGCTATGCCGGGCTGCAGGCC
This genomic stretch from Pseudomonas orientalis harbors:
- the minE gene encoding cell division topological specificity factor MinE: MKFLDFFRANKKPSTASVAKERLQIIVAHERGQRSTPDYLPALQKELVEVIRKYVNIGNDDVHVALENDGSCSILELNITLPDR
- a CDS encoding RluA family pseudouridine synthase; translated protein: MPLSNIHILHQDDAVLVVNKPTLLLSVPGRADDNKDCLITRLQENGYPEARIVHRLDWETSGIILLARDADSHRELSRQFHDRETEKAYTALAWGQPELDSGSIDLPLRYDPPTKPRHVVDHEFGKHALTFWKVLERCGDWCRVELTPITGRSHQLRVHMLSIGHPLLGDGLYAHEQALAAWPRLCLHASMLSFTHPQSGERLRFECPAPF
- a CDS encoding M18 family aminopeptidase: MREALNQGLIDFLKASPTPFHATAALAQRLEAAGYQRLDERDTWTTEANGRYYVTRNDSSIIAFKLGRHSPLQDGIRMVGAHTDSPCLRVKPQPELQRQGFWQLGVEVYGGALLAPWFDRDLSLAGRVTFRRDGKVESQLIDFKLPIAIIPNLAIHLNREANQGWAIYAQTELPPILAQFAGDERVDFRAVLTEQLAREHGLNADVVLDYELSFYDTQSAAVIGLNGDFIAGARLDNLLSCYAGLQALLTSDTEETCVLVCNDHEEVGSCSACGADGPMLEQTLRRLLPEGEEFVRTIQKSLLVSADNAHGVHPNYAEKHDANHGPKLNAGPVIKVNSNQRYATNSETAGFFRHLCMAQEVPVQSFVVRSDMGCGSTIGPITASHLGVRTVDIGLPTFAMHSIRELCGSHDLAHLVKVLGAFYASRDLP